The following are from one region of the Corylus avellana chromosome ca1, CavTom2PMs-1.0 genome:
- the LOC132163146 gene encoding small ribosomal subunit protein eS10z-like: MIITEKNRREISKYLFQEGVCYAKKDFNLAKHPEIDVPNLQVIKLMQSFKSKGYVRETFAWMHYYWYLTNDGIEFLRTYLNLPSEIVPATLKKSSKPPSRPFGGPPGDRPRGPPRFEGGSRFGDRDGYRGGPRGPPGEFGGDKGGAPPDFQPSYRGSGGRPGFGRGSGGIGAAPPSSSFS, encoded by the exons atg ATTATAACAGAGAAGAACCGGAGAGAGATCTCCAAGTACCTTTTTCAAG AGGGAGTCTGCTATGCAAAGAAGGATTTCAATCTTGCAAAACACCCAGAGATCGATGTCCCGAATCTGCAGGTGATTAAGCTAATGCAAAGCTTTAAATCAAAGGGGTATGTGCGTGAGACTTTCGCATGGATGCACTATTACTGGTACCTCACGAATGATGGAATTGAGTTTCTGAGAACTTATCTCAATCTTCCATCTGAAATCGTGCCTGCCACCTTGAAGAAATCTTCAAAGCCTCCTAGCAGGCCGTTTGGAGGCCCACCTGGTGACCGTCCACG TGGTCCACCTCGATTTGAGGGAGGTTCAAGGTTTGGTGATCGTGATGGGTACCGTGGAGGTCCACGTGGGCCTCCGGGTGAGTTTGGTGGTGACAAAGGAGGAGCCCCCCCTGACTTCCAGCCCTCTTACAGG GGTTCTGGTGGACGCCCTGGCTTTGGTCGTGGCAGTGGAGGTATTGGTGCAGCTCCCCCTAGTTCAAGTTTTTCGTGA